Genomic segment of Catenibacterium mitsuokai:
ATTCCCATGGAGATAATGGAAGTGGTCTTGATTCAATGCGGGCCATGTTGATGTTGTGTTCCTTAACGACTCTCATGACTTCATAAAGAGCACCGACTTCATGATTGACTGTGAAAACCATACTGATACGATTGGCAGATGGTCTTATTTCATATTGTCTTGCGATAATGATAAAGCGTGTATGATTGCTTTGATCATTTTGTATTGTCTTGGCAATAATATCAAGATTATAGAGCTTAGCTGCTTCACTAGAGGCAATCGCCCCTATTGTATTATCCTGTGCTTCACTGATATACTTAGCAGCTGCAGCAGTGTTCAAATACTCATGACCTTCAATATGATGTGAAGTTAAGAATTCAGAAGTCTGTTTTAAGCCCTGTACATGACTATAGACATCTTTGATATCGTCTAAAGTAGCTCCTTTGATACCAAGTAGATTCTGGTCTATTGTGATAGACTGCTCACCTACAATATAAAAGCCATACTTAGTGAGTAAGTCATAGTTATCATTAATAGCGCCTGTAGAGGAGTTTTCTAGAGGAAGTACACCATAGTCTATATCTCCTTCTTCTAACGCCTTATAGACATCTTCAAAGTGAGGATAGTTGATGCCTTCAATGTCTCCAAACCAACTTTTCATAGCCTGATTAGAGAAAGAACCAGGAACACCCTGATACCCTACTTTAAAGTGTTCTTTAAGTTCTGTTGCTTCATATTTCTTTAAAGGAATAAAAGTAGACTGATAACTTTTAGATACGTTCATTGTATCCTGAACAAACGTTTTCGCATAGGCTTCAAGAGACTTATCTTCTAGACGATCTACATTCTTCTGGATAACTTCTTTTTCTCTATCTTTCTGAAAAATCTGCATATCATGAGCTAATTTATATGTAATAACATCTTTCGCAACATGCATGCGTTTTTCAAATAAAGCGATGATTTCCTTATCAATTGCATCTATTTCTTCGCGACAAGTTTTTAAATCTTTCATAGCGCCTCCAGCATATCTAATACACCTAGTGCTGCCATAGCTTCCACAACAACAATTGCACGAGGAATGATACATGGATCATGTCTTCCAACAATTTCTAATTCTGTATTTTCATGTGTTTTCACATTGATTGTATTCTGTTTTAAAGAGATAGATGGTGTTGGTTTAATGCCTACTGTAAATAATAATGGCATACCATTAGAAATACCACCAGTAATACCACCATTATGGTTTGTAGAAGTCTTGACTTCTTCTCCTTCATAATAGTAAGCATCATTCGCCTCTGTTCCTTTGAGTAAAGTAATATCATCTAGATCACCAAATGAGACTGACTTTACAGCAGGAATACTGAAAAGTAATGGTGATAAATGGGCTTCAATACTATCAAAGAAAGGATTTCCAACTCCTGCTGGTAGTCCTGTTACAGCACATTCAATCTTTCCACCTACACTGTTACCTTCTTTTCTTGCTTCTTCAATTGTTTCCTGCATCTGTGCATAAATATCATCATGAATAACAGGATAGTCTTTCTGATTGAGTTCTTCTAAGTAAGCCGGAGTAATATTTAGTGGATAATGCGTATCTTTCACATCTTTAATAGATAGAATATGTGCACCGACATAAATGCCTTTTTCTTTTAAAATCTGTTTTGCGATAGCACCTGCAAATACAATAGGGGCTGTGAGACGTCCAGAGAAGTGTCCTCCGCCTCTGACATCATTAAATCCTTTGTATTTAATATAAGCAGGATAATCTGAATGTCCTGGACGCATATTATCCTTCAAATAAGAATAATCCTTAGAATGCTGGGATGTATTCTTAATGATGCCACAAAGTGGTGCACCTGTTGTATAGCCATCTAAAACACCACTGAGTATTTCTACTTCGTCTGCTTCTTTTCTTTGCGTACTCATTTTGTTCTTACCTGGAGCACGTCTTTGCATATCCTTATTAACAGCATCCATGTCTAGCTTAATACCAGCAGGAAGATTACCTATTGTGATTCCAATAGCCTTCCCATGGCTTTCACCAAATAAAGATAATTCGATATGATGTCCCCAATTAGCACTCATGGTACTCACCACCTAGTGACTTGAAGTCTTCAAAGAAGCCTGGATAACTCTTCTTTACACAATCCTTATCATCAATAGTAATTGGACCATTGGCACGTGTAGATAAAATAGCTTCAGCCATACACATACGATGATCATTAGAACTTGTCACTTCTGCTTTGTTGTAAGAAGTTGATCCAGTAATAGTCATACTGTCTTCTTCTTCAACTGCATCTATACCAGTCGCTTTTAATAGTTCTACAGAAGCAGTTAAACGGTCACATTCTTTAATACGTAAACGTCCTGCATTGATGATGTGTGATGTCCCTTCTGCTAGACCACAAGCCACTGATACAACAGGCATAAGGTCTGGACATTGTGAAGCATCGATAGTGGCTGGTTTGATTTTATCGCAGACCACTTTAATACCCGCACTTGTTTCTACAATTTCTCCACCCATCTGTTCCATAATATCTAAAATAGCTCTATCACCTTGTGATGAGTGCATATTAAGATTAGTAAGTGTAATATCACTGCCAAGTAAATCAGCCACTAGATAGAAAGCGGCTTGTGAGAAGTCTGCTTCTACATTGTAATCACATGGTTTATAGTTCTGATTACCACGAATCTGGAATGCCTGATAATCATGATTAATGATTTCAATACCAAACTTTTCTAACATATCAAGTGTTAAATCAATATAGCCTTTAGATTCTAAAGGTGTTGTGATTTTAATTAAAGAATCACCCTGTAATAAAGGTAAAGTAAATAACAATCCACTGATAAATTGTGAAGAAACATTACCTGGTACTTCAAATATATCTGAATGAAGCTGACCATCTAGAATAACATCTAAACGTTCTGAGTCTTTTCTAAGATAGGCAATCTTTTGTTTATCAAAGATATCATAGTATACATCAAGTGGTCTTTGTCCGAGTTTTCCTTTGCCGACAAAGTGTACACGAGAAAAGTTAACGAGTGATAAAGGCATAAGGAAACGTAATGTAGAGCCTGATTCATGAGCATCTATTTCTACTCTTCCAAGTCCTAATGTAATAGAACCATCAATAATTAAAGTATCGCCTTCCTGCTTAATAATCGCACCTAAGGCTTTCATGCCTTCTATTGTGGCTTCAATATCTTCTGAATAATCAATACCACTAATACGGCTCATACCTGGTGCGAGTGCTGCACAGATAATAGCACGATGGGCTAATGATTTAGAAGGTGGAACCGCAATTGTTCCTTGAAGTGTTTTTGGTGTAATAGTGATTTTTGTCATTATATGTCCTCTACTTCCAGAATCATCTCTTTCTGATCCTTATGTACATAATACTCTCCTATTGTTTTAAGTAAAACAAAAGATAGTGTTGAATTAATGTTTTTCTTATCAAGATCAATAGCTTTAAGTAGTTCTTTTGTAGGGACATTAGCCTGAGTAGGCAGGTTATAATGTCCTAATGCGTCTTCTATACGTTTTGTAGTCCCTTTTTCACATAATCCTTTAAGTTCTGCGATACGAGTAATAGCCACCATACCAATACCTACTGCTTCACCATGAGAATACTTTTCGTAATGGAAATGCTGCTCGATTGAGTGTCCAATTGTATGACCAAAGTTCAAGCATAAACGATCACCAAAGTCATAAAGATCCTTTTCTACAACATCTCTCTTGATATCTACACATTTATAAATAATTTCATCAATATCTTTGTAAAGATCATCAAAATCCTTATAATGTGCTAATTGATCAAATAAAGCTTTATCTTTTATACAACCATACTTAATGACTTCTCCCATACCATCAGTAATGAAATGAGGGTCCAATGTTTTAAGTGTTAATGGATCAATTAAAACAAGTAATGGATGTTTAAAAGCACCGACTAAATTCTTTCCTTCTGGTAAATCTACGGCAACCTTGCCCCCTACTGAAGAGTCTACCTGTGATAGTAATGAAGTAGGAATCTGTACAAACTTAATACCACGCATATAAGTACTAGCCACAAATCCTGCTAGATCACCAATAACACCTCCACCTAACGCAATCAATAAATCAGTTCTTGTAATCTTAGCTTCTAATAACTGTGAATAGATAGAAGGTAAAATATCAAATCTCTTAGATGTTTCTCCATGAGGAATAACGACTGTAGAGACTTCGTAAGAGTCTTTTAACTGATTGACCAACTGTTCTCCATAAAGTGGAAAAACGTTATCGTCAGAGACAATAACGATTTTCGCACCTGTGAAGACTTGAGAAATAAGTTCTTTGGCTTTATTTAAAATACCTTGTTCAATATATATAGGGTAACTATCTTTTCCTAAGTTCACATTTAGTTTCATATTAGATTTCCTTTCCAACAACTTTACCGATTTCTCTTAGTTCACTAATAAGTTTAGTATATTTTTCAGGCTTTAATGACTGAGCCCCATCACATAATGCATGTTCAGGATCATTATGTACTTCAATAAGTAATCCATCACATCCTGCTGCAACACTTGCCTTAGCCATTGGTTCTACTAACCACCATTTACCACCAGCATGTGATGGGTCAATGATTACAGGAAGATGAGTCATTTTTCTAAGTACTGGAATAGCCTGTAAGTCTAGAGTGTTTCTTGTATATGTTTCGAATGTTCTTACACCTCTTTCACATAGGATGACATTCTCATTACCACTTGCCATGATATATTCTGCACTCATGATCCATTCCTGATATGTTGCACTTAATCCTCTCTTTAATAGGATAGGCTTCTTGACTCTTGCACCTACTTCCTTAAGTAAAGTGAAGTTCTGCATGTTTCTTGCACCAATCTGAACGAGGTCTACCTTTTCATTGAATTCATCAATATCATCAGCACTCATAAGTTCTGATACGATTGGTAAACCTGTTTCCTTCTTAGCAGCCACTAAGTAATCTAAACCAGTAGAACCTAATCCCTGGAATGCATATGGAGATGTTCTAGGCTTGAATGCACCCCCTCTAAGCATATTAGCACCAGCTGCTTTTACTTCCTTCGCAATCGCAATAACCTGTTCTTCTGATTCTACAGAACAAGGACCAGCAATAAGAGCCATATGGCCTCCACCTACTTTTACACCATCTACATCCACAATAGTATCTTCTGGATGGAATGCACGATTAGCTAATTTATAAGGCTGTTCAACTCTCATTACTTTTTCTACAGAAGGTGAAACTTCAATATCTCTAGGATCTACTTTAGTCGTATCACCGATTACACCACAGATAGTGACATCATGACCGACTACTAAATGTGTTTCTAATCCCTTCGCTTCTACCTTTTCCTGAATCTTCTTTACATCTTCTTCACTTGTTTTTGGTTTGAATACAATAATCATAATCTTTTTCTCCTTTGATCATCTACCTGTATAAATAAAAGACCCTCATCCCATAAGGACGAGAGTGTATCTTCGTGTTACCACCTTATTTTATATATCTATCACTAGATATATCTCAACGAGTACTATCATACTCTGACAATATAACGGTTGTGACCGGAAACGCCTACTTCATTCAACGCTCTACTCCAAGACGAATTCAATATCCTCCAAACATCCTTTTACACCACCCAAGGACTCTCTATGCTTCTTTTGGATATCTACTATTTCTTTTCACTGTATTTATACTTAGTAATTCTTAATTTGTGAACTCATCATACTGAATAATCAATACATTGTCAACTACTTTTTCTATTTTTCTTATACATTTATTAATATTTTCTATTTTATCTAAAATTTACGCCACAATTAAGTTAATGCAGTAATATTGTGATTCACTCTTACAATACATATACAGCGTATCACTTGAAAGTGTATCGACTTCACCAATGACTTCTAATTCATATTGAATCTTATAGCCTGAAATAGATTGAATTGTAAGTATATCTTTATTCTTGAGAGACTGCATTTGTTTTAAATACAAGTCTGGTATGACTATATTCTTATTTTTATAGTGTGGTAGATTATCTTCTTTACCTATGACCCACTTGATGTCACCAGCTTGGAGGACTGCCTGTATATCATGTCCTTGTACATCTAAATAGCCACTATCAGAAGGAATATAGGTATCGGGGATCAGTTGTATAGTCTGGTTATAAAGTTTCTGTAATTCCTTTATTTCTTTATTTTGATGATACTTCTCATAACCAAACAAGCAACAAGACACTAGGATACATAAGCACCCTAGTGTCATGAATAAATGACTAATCTTTTTCATGTCTAAATAGTCTACCTAATACAATCAGGAATAATCCTGATACAGTTAATAATGTCACCCAATGATTGATTCTTGTTGTATCCCCGGTTTTAACATGAGAATTTTTCTTAGGTGTATCTGTACTTGTATTAGTGATAATATATTCAGTCTTAGAATCATTACATACTGAAGAAACAATACCTTTATAACCTTTGACACTCTTTTCTTTAATGCTGTAATTCATAGCTTGTTCACTTTTCCATGAATAAGCATAATTATGTGCAGCATCTAGTACGATTGTCTTGATATAAGTAGAACCGTTATAGAGTTCTACATAGATTTTGTCTGGATGTTTAGATCCATTATCAATCCAATGCTTCACTATCTTATATTCATGAGAGGGATTCTTTGAATATTTTGTAAAGTCAATGGATACATCATAACTTGTCCCCTGTGGTAAAGAAATCAAGTAAGGTAAATAGGTATAAGTTGTTCCATTTAATTCTAAGTTATCTGTCATAATAAGATAGAGTCCTGTTTTAAGACCTGTATATGCAACTTTAGAAGAAGTTGCCTGTTTAGTGAGAGCTTTTTGACTTGCCGCATATCCCTTTAATGTGATAGCCGCATTTTTAAGGTCTTCACTTGTTTTTAGCTGATCCAATTGAATATTTGTATTTGTTTCTGCTTCCTTGAAAGCATCGGTGTAATGATAACTACCATCATCCGAAACACTTGCGACACGATACAAATGAACATTTAACCCTGAAATACATTCATTGAGTGTCAAAGAGCATTTCTTATTAACATTGACAGCAGCTACCTGGAATGAATTAAACACAGCGACTGACAGTAGAACTGTAAAACATAATATGTATTTTTTTAATCTTTTCCCCATATAATTGCTGTCATCACCTTTCTTTATATTTTTTCTTGATTGATGTTAAATACCAGATAAACGCAATAATAATTGCAAGTACTACCCAGAACACATCAATGAGTACTGGATCTGCTTTGACTAAATCTCTTCTTACTCTTAGATTTGTCTTATTGATACGATGTCCTCTTACAAGCAATCTATGGGTATTCACACCATAGGGCGTGCAAGTCATAAGAGTACAATAGTCCTGTCCTTCTACTATCTTTAAGTCATCTGTTTCTGTAGGAAGGACTGTTTTAATTTGATCAACTTCATAATAAAGAGTTTGATCTAATACCTGAAGCATGAAGGTATCACCCTTTTTTAACTGATCAATATCAGTAAATAGCTGAGCACTTGGTAATCCTCTATGTCCAGATATAACACAATGTGTACTCTCTCCACCTACTGGTAATGAAGTACCTGGGATATGTCCTATCGCAATCTGTAAGATTTCAGCATCTGTTCCATGATATATAGGAAGAGAGACATTAATCTTAGGGATTTCTACATAACCCATCATACCTGTACCAGTGACATCAAGAGTAGACTCATATATTTTCTTCTCTTGATTGTTCAAAGTAGAGAGTGTTTGTTTCAGGTTTGTATTGTATAGAGTGGCATCATTCCAGAGCTTTTGATATTGTTTGTCAGTCAGGTTTTCTACCTTTTCTTCGTATCCAGCAATAGCTCTTGTTTGATGTCTTTGATTCCAATAGTTACTGAAACTAGGATAAATAAGTAAGGAAAGCCCCATAATGAATACTAAAGCTATAAATGCATTGGTTATCTTCTTTGTCATTATAGGACACTCCTTATTGTTTTATATTACTTACTTTCTGCTTTTTTCTTCATTACTAAGAATGCAGCAGCTGCAAGAATCATAAGTGTACCTGCAGCATATAATACTGTAGTACCCATACCACCTGTATCAGGAAGTTCAGAACCTTTGTAGTTGATTACGTCAGTTTCTAATGTTCCTTCAGCAGTGCTAGGTGTAAATAACACTTCACCATTTGGTTTGTTTCCAGTTAAAGTTTTTAATTGTGGATTATCACTTGTTTCATCATGAGATGCTTCAATCTTGAATTCAATTGGATCCATAGTGTTATAGTTTTCTGGAGTTTTTGTTTCTACTAATTTATACTCACCATCATCTAAACCAGTAAATGTGAAAATTGTTCCATCATTTTCTGTTCCTAAAACTTTTGTGACTTTTTCATATTTTCCATTAACTTTCTTATATAAAGTGAATTCAGCACCAGTTAATGGATTTTTAGCAGAATCTTTTTTATTAACAATTGCCTTATAAGTGAATACAATTACTTTGTCTTCAGGTGTTTCACCTTTTTCTCCACCCTGAGAACTATTTGGGTTATTAGAGAATTCCATATGCATTATATTTGGATTACCTTTTGAGCCAATAACAGCATGTTCATTTAAAGTTGCTTCATATTCAACTCTAATCTTTGTAACTGTACCATCTAAAGCCTTAACATTTTTAATAGTTACATCAAATGTATGTCCATCAGTTGCAGGATAAGTTACCGTATACTGATCTGCAGAAATAGGATCAGTACTATCATTTGTATATACTTTAACTGAATTTTTATCAAATGTTAAACCTTGTGATAAAGTATCATGGAATACTAACTGATAAGCAGCTTTATATTCTTTATAATCACTTGCAACAGTACCTGTTAACTGGAATGGAACTTTGTCACCAATATCCCAGTCAGCAGAATCCTGCCAGTTTGTTGTTTCACCTGTAGTATCATTTGTATCCTTTACCTTTTTGTAAGATTCAGGAACGTTATTTTTCACTGCTACAGTTTTATCACCTACAACTTGTAGAATAAACTTAGTATAAGAATCCTGTCCTGTAATTGGACCTTTATCTTTTACTAAATAATAGCCAGGTTCTAGTCCGGAAATTACATAATTTCCAGAAGCATCTTGAGTATTTGCACTAGCTGCTGGAGTTGTTAAATATCCAGATACTTCATAAGCGAAGACTTTAGAATTGTCATTATTTAATGTTTTTGCTTTTTCCTTTGCATCTCCAAATTTTGTTTTACCTTCATCGCTAACACCACTACCCCATTTAATATCTGAAAGTGTATTGCCTGATACTTTACCAGCAAAAATCTGATAAGCTTCAAAAGTATGTTTAGCTTTAGCACCTGTAATAGTAATAGAACCATTATCATCAGCCGCTATTACTACTGATGGCATAGCAATTGCCATAACCATTGCGAATGCAAGTATGAAACTTGCGAGTTTTTTAAATAGTTTCATATCGTTTTTCCTCCTTGTCCATATGATATCCATTTTTTAATAAAACTCTTCCCTCGTTGAAATACACATATTAATGTTTGTTATTACTAGTTATAAGCCCCCTTCTTTTTTATATTTGCTATATAAGCAAATAGAGTCGCTGTAATAAATAGGGCCCCAATTGCGTAATAACCAAAAGTACCGAATCCTCCAGTATCTGGAAGATCATAGTTATCTAACTTCTTGTTAGTAACTGTAATATCTCCTTCTTGAATACCATCATTGTTTGTATAAGATACCTGATATCCTGAAGGTGCATTGACTTCTTCTACAATGTAGTAATAATCTTCCCCATTGTCTGATTTATAAAGTAGATTCTTCCAAGTATAAGACCAGCCATTGGAAACATCTAATATCACTGGACTACCTTCAGGCTTTTCTGTTGTTTCTACTTCAGGTTCATCAGAAGTAATAGTAATATCATTCACACTAAAGTAAAATGCATTATTCTTAGCTGTAATATAAATATCACAGTCCCCAGTAATTGAATTTGTCTGAATTCCTAGAATCAATTTACCATTCTCATTCTTACAATTTACTGTTCCAAAATTATTTTTGTCTTTTGTAACTTCAAAATTACTTTCTACAAAATTTTCATTAGTACCCCAATTAAAATCCTCGATATATAACGGTTTATTCTGAGCAGCTTGCACTGTCTTTGTGACATTGCCCCCCTCATTGCCGCTAAAATGAAGTGTGACATTACATGTTTTCTTCTTCTTTGTTACTTTATATAACTGAAGTTTTACATTTGCTGCACCTGGCTGAGTTCCCTTATTCTCTTGATCAACCCAGA
This window contains:
- a CDS encoding bifunctional chorismate mutase/prephenate dehydratase — protein: MKDLKTCREEIDAIDKEIIALFEKRMHVAKDVITYKLAHDMQIFQKDREKEVIQKNVDRLEDKSLEAYAKTFVQDTMNVSKSYQSTFIPLKKYEATELKEHFKVGYQGVPGSFSNQAMKSWFGDIEGINYPHFEDVYKALEEGDIDYGVLPLENSSTGAINDNYDLLTKYGFYIVGEQSITIDQNLLGIKGATLDDIKDVYSHVQGLKQTSEFLTSHHIEGHEYLNTAAAAKYISEAQDNTIGAIASSEAAKLYNLDIIAKTIQNDQSNHTRFIIIARQYEIRPSANRISMVFTVNHEVGALYEVMRVVKEHNINMARIESRPLPLSPWEYYFYLDIDGNLNQDHVQRALQEIKTYTNTFRMIGNYERKES
- the aroC gene encoding chorismate synthase gives rise to the protein MSANWGHHIELSLFGESHGKAIGITIGNLPAGIKLDMDAVNKDMQRRAPGKNKMSTQRKEADEVEILSGVLDGYTTGAPLCGIIKNTSQHSKDYSYLKDNMRPGHSDYPAYIKYKGFNDVRGGGHFSGRLTAPIVFAGAIAKQILKEKGIYVGAHILSIKDVKDTHYPLNITPAYLEELNQKDYPVIHDDIYAQMQETIEEARKEGNSVGGKIECAVTGLPAGVGNPFFDSIEAHLSPLLFSIPAVKSVSFGDLDDITLLKGTEANDAYYYEGEEVKTSTNHNGGITGGISNGMPLLFTVGIKPTPSISLKQNTINVKTHENTELEIVGRHDPCIIPRAIVVVEAMAALGVLDMLEAL
- the aroA gene encoding 3-phosphoshikimate 1-carboxyvinyltransferase; this encodes MTKITITPKTLQGTIAVPPSKSLAHRAIICAALAPGMSRISGIDYSEDIEATIEGMKALGAIIKQEGDTLIIDGSITLGLGRVEIDAHESGSTLRFLMPLSLVNFSRVHFVGKGKLGQRPLDVYYDIFDKQKIAYLRKDSERLDVILDGQLHSDIFEVPGNVSSQFISGLLFTLPLLQGDSLIKITTPLESKGYIDLTLDMLEKFGIEIINHDYQAFQIRGNQNYKPCDYNVEADFSQAAFYLVADLLGSDITLTNLNMHSSQGDRAILDIMEQMGGEIVETSAGIKVVCDKIKPATIDASQCPDLMPVVSVACGLAEGTSHIINAGRLRIKECDRLTASVELLKATGIDAVEEEDSMTITGSTSYNKAEVTSSNDHRMCMAEAILSTRANGPITIDDKDCVKKSYPGFFEDFKSLGGEYHEC
- the aroB gene encoding 3-dehydroquinate synthase, producing the protein MKLNVNLGKDSYPIYIEQGILNKAKELISQVFTGAKIVIVSDDNVFPLYGEQLVNQLKDSYEVSTVVIPHGETSKRFDILPSIYSQLLEAKITRTDLLIALGGGVIGDLAGFVASTYMRGIKFVQIPTSLLSQVDSSVGGKVAVDLPEGKNLVGAFKHPLLVLIDPLTLKTLDPHFITDGMGEVIKYGCIKDKALFDQLAHYKDFDDLYKDIDEIIYKCVDIKRDVVEKDLYDFGDRLCLNFGHTIGHSIEQHFHYEKYSHGEAVGIGMVAITRIAELKGLCEKGTTKRIEDALGHYNLPTQANVPTKELLKAIDLDKKNINSTLSFVLLKTIGEYYVHKDQKEMILEVEDI
- the aroF gene encoding 3-deoxy-7-phosphoheptulonate synthase, with the translated sequence MIIVFKPKTSEEDVKKIQEKVEAKGLETHLVVGHDVTICGVIGDTTKVDPRDIEVSPSVEKVMRVEQPYKLANRAFHPEDTIVDVDGVKVGGGHMALIAGPCSVESEEQVIAIAKEVKAAGANMLRGGAFKPRTSPYAFQGLGSTGLDYLVAAKKETGLPIVSELMSADDIDEFNEKVDLVQIGARNMQNFTLLKEVGARVKKPILLKRGLSATYQEWIMSAEYIMASGNENVILCERGVRTFETYTRNTLDLQAIPVLRKMTHLPVIIDPSHAGGKWWLVEPMAKASVAAGCDGLLIEVHNDPEHALCDGAQSLKPEKYTKLISELREIGKVVGKEI
- a CDS encoding Cna B-type domain-containing protein, with product MGKRLKKYILCFTVLLSVAVFNSFQVAAVNVNKKCSLTLNECISGLNVHLYRVASVSDDGSYHYTDAFKEAETNTNIQLDQLKTSEDLKNAAITLKGYAASQKALTKQATSSKVAYTGLKTGLYLIMTDNLELNGTTYTYLPYLISLPQGTSYDVSIDFTKYSKNPSHEYKIVKHWIDNGSKHPDKIYVELYNGSTYIKTIVLDAAHNYAYSWKSEQAMNYSIKEKSVKGYKGIVSSVCNDSKTEYIITNTSTDTPKKNSHVKTGDTTRINHWVTLLTVSGLFLIVLGRLFRHEKD
- a CDS encoding class C sortase, with amino-acid sequence MTKKITNAFIALVFIMGLSLLIYPSFSNYWNQRHQTRAIAGYEEKVENLTDKQYQKLWNDATLYNTNLKQTLSTLNNQEKKIYESTLDVTGTGMMGYVEIPKINVSLPIYHGTDAEILQIAIGHIPGTSLPVGGESTHCVISGHRGLPSAQLFTDIDQLKKGDTFMLQVLDQTLYYEVDQIKTVLPTETDDLKIVEGQDYCTLMTCTPYGVNTHRLLVRGHRINKTNLRVRRDLVKADPVLIDVFWVVLAIIIAFIWYLTSIKKKYKER
- a CDS encoding isopeptide-forming domain-containing fimbrial protein encodes the protein MKLFKKLASFILAFAMVMAIAMPSVVIAADDNGSITITGAKAKHTFEAYQIFAGKVSGNTLSDIKWGSGVSDEGKTKFGDAKEKAKTLNNDNSKVFAYEVSGYLTTPAASANTQDASGNYVISGLEPGYYLVKDKGPITGQDSYTKFILQVVGDKTVAVKNNVPESYKKVKDTNDTTGETTNWQDSADWDIGDKVPFQLTGTVASDYKEYKAAYQLVFHDTLSQGLTFDKNSVKVYTNDSTDPISADQYTVTYPATDGHTFDVTIKNVKALDGTVTKIRVEYEATLNEHAVIGSKGNPNIMHMEFSNNPNSSQGGEKGETPEDKVIVFTYKAIVNKKDSAKNPLTGAEFTLYKKVNGKYEKVTKVLGTENDGTIFTFTGLDDGEYKLVETKTPENYNTMDPIEFKIEASHDETSDNPQLKTLTGNKPNGEVLFTPSTAEGTLETDVINYKGSELPDTGGMGTTVLYAAGTLMILAAAAFLVMKKKAESK